Within the Alteromonas sp. M12 genome, the region TATTTCGAGCAAGTGATATGCCCCTTTCAAACTTCGCTAATGCTTGTTCTAAAGGAATATCTCCCTGTTCCATTTCTGCAACCAGTTGCTCTAATTCCTGCATTGTGTCTTCAAACGAATTGTCACTTAGTTCGTTGTCTTTACTCATCTGGTACAGTGTCCTTAATAGCGAATATTTTAAAAGTTGGGAACGATACCTGAGGCACCATTTTTGGTCAATGGATTTTACTCCACCTAGGTACATAGCGGGCAATAAACTTGATAATTTTAGTAGTTCATTTGTGCCAAACTGTAATTGTATATGCTATGTTTTCCTATAACTTGGATATAACTCCTTTAGAATCGGCTTCAACAGTCGATAAAATGGAATAATTCAGTGACTTATCCGGGTAAATACCTTAAAAAGAGTAAGGTATTCGGGTCTTTTTTCGATTAGCTTATCGAATCCTTGGGAGGACAATGTGGATTTAGCGACCCTTATAGGTATGCTTGGTGCAATCGGTTTCGTCGTCATGGCCATGGTTATGGGTGGCGACATTAGTATGTTTATGAACGTGCCATCTATCCTTATTGTATTTGGTGGTACATTGTTTGTGGTGCTATCTCAGTACACACTTGGGCAGTTTTTCGGTGCGGGTAAAATCGGCGGAAAAGCATTCATGTTTAAGATTGAATCGCCTGACGACCTAATTCAGAAAATTGTAGAAATGGCTGATGCAGCTAGAAAAGGTGGCTTTTTGGCCCTTGAAGAAGCTGAAATAGAAAATGCATTCATGCAAAAAGGCGTCGATATGTTGGTAGATGGCCACGATGTCGATGTGGTCAGAGATACCCTTGCTAAAGACATTGCGATGACCACTGAACGTCACGAGTTTGGTGCCACAATTTACAAAGGTATGGGAGACGTTGCTCCTGCAATGGGCATGATCGGTACTTTAATTGGCTTGGTTGCTATGCTTTCTAACATGGATGATCCAAAAGCAATTGGACCCGCAATGGCTGTGGCACTATTAACCACCCTATATGGCGCTTTTTTTGCGAATGTTATTTGTTTGCCGATGTCAGTTAAATTGCTAAACCGTGCGAACGAAGAGAAACTTAATCAAAGCCTGGTGTTAGACGGCATAATAGGTATCGCAGACGGACAAAATCCAAGAGTTATCGAAGGAATATTGAAAAGTTATCTTGCTGCGAATAAGCGCGGTGCGGCGACAGAGGAAGAATAGTCAATGGCAGAGCAAGAATGCCCAAAATGTCCTCCTGAAGGACTCCCTGCGTGGATGGGGACTTTTGCGGACTTAATGTCTCTGCTGATGTGTTTCTTTGTGCTGTTGCTGGCCTTTTCTGAAATGGATGTGCTTAAATTTAAGCAAATTGCCGGTTCAATGAAATTCGCTTTTGGTGTGCAGAATAAAATTGAAGTCAAAGATATTCCTAAAGGTACCAGTGTTATTGCCATGGAATTTCGACCTGGCAGACCAGATCCCACTCCCATCGAAAATATCCAGCAGCAAACTGTTGATATGACCCAAGAAATGTTGGAATTCCAAGCCGGCGATGAAGATTCTGCTGGCGGACGGCAAAAACAACGAGGTGAACAACGAGGTGGAGCAGCACAACAAACCGCTACTGACCAGTCTTCGTCTTCTGCTCAACAACAATCTAGTCAAGAACAAACTAACGAGTTGATGAAAAAAGTCGCTCAACAATTACAAAAACAAATTTTAGATGGTTCTATTGAAATGGAATCTTTAGGCCAGCAAATTATCATAAGGATCCGTGAGAATGGATCGTTTTCCGCGGGATCTGCCTTTCTACAACCCCAATTTCGTCCCATTTTGAAGACGATTGGTGAATTACTTGCAGATGTTCCAGGTGAGATAGAGATTTCTGGCCACAGTGACAGTCAGCAAATATCCAATGAGTTATATCGCTCTAACTGGGATTTATCCGCGCAAAGGGCGGTTGCTGTAGCAGAAGAAATTAGAAAAGCTGACGGTTTTGATGAGCAACGCATGTTGGTGGTAGGGAAGGCGGATACCGCGCCATTGTCGACCAATGAAAACGCTGGAGACAGAGGTCGTAATCGCCGCGTAGAAATTGCTATTAACCAAGGTAAACCTATGTATTCAAAACCCATTTCGGTTATCGAGCCTTAAGGGGGATGCTAACCTAACTCCCTAGGTTATTGGCATTTCCTAAGCGGCTCAGTTTTATCAAAGAAGATGGAAATTTCTGCCACTCCGATACCTAATTTACTCATATACGAACGATTCATCATGCGCTTTTCATCCAACATGTACATCCAATCATCTACTTTCAGATCAAATTCTGAATCATCTACAGGCACTCTGAGTGTATAGTGCCAATTGAAACTCATACCATTAGCTTCGCCACTTGCTTGGCCAATTACATCACCTGCAGACCCTGTGACAGTGCCGTCTTGCTGAATATTAAGTTGCCACTGTCTGATTTGCGTTTCGCCATCTGCATAGTAAAACGTTTCGTGTAATTTTCCGCTATCACCTTGCCAAGTGCCAATGATGTCAACACAAAAACGACGAGTCGTTTTGTTATTGATATCTTGCACAATTCCCCACGCGGTTACATTGCCTGAAAAATACTCTTTTAGTTTAAATTCTGGTGTGGTTCCTTGATAATCATCGACCGAGGATGAACACCCAGATAAACCGACCATTGCAGCGCAAACCGCTGTGTATTGAATAAAGTTCATCGTTAACCTCCAATCAGTTGTTTACGAAGTTTGGGGTAACTGCAGTTTTCGTCGAGCCATATGGCCAGAAAACTCGGTCCAAATTTGGGGTCTTGTATCACTCCAATGAGATCATCATTAAAAAAGAATTGGCTGTGACCATTCGCATTGACCTTCAAGGTCAGTACGTCATTTTTTTTGATATTCGGCCAAATTGAATCAAGCTCATCCAGCCAATTTCGAATATTCTGCGAGGAATAACCTAGTTTTTGCCATTCCTGTTCTGTGCGCTCCAATAAGTCTTCACTTTTTATTGCACGTAAGTATTTTATTTGCAGTGCCAATGGCAGGTTATCAGCAGCATATTCTCCATTCTTGCTATAAAGAGTTGAGAAATAAATATCGAAAAAGAATACCTCTAGTTTGGCAGAACCGACTTTCGTCAGTCCTGTTATTGGATTAGCCATTACTATATTCATTGTGTTACTGCTCACCATCAATATGAAAAAAAATCCCAAAGTTTTTAACATCGGCTATCTGATTACTTGTCCGATGAAAGACGGCTTACTTAGCACTAACTGCACTGTTGAAATGGTGCGTTCTAAAAATCCTCCTTCACAATAACTAAAATAATAACGCCACATTCGCATAAACCTTTCGTCATATCCTTCTTTAGCGAGCACTTCACGTTTGTCTAAGAAGCGCTGATGCCAGTGATTGATGGTTTTTGCATAATCTAGTCCGATATCATGTGAATCGCGGATCATCATGTCGCTGTATAGTTTTAAGTGCCGGTTTAGCTCATATTGAGAAGGTAGAAATCCTCCCGGAAATATATGTTTTTGAATAAAGTCCACGTCTTTACTGTAACTTTCGTAACGACGATCATCTATGGTGATGGATTGCAGCAGCATCAAACCATCTTTTTTTAGTAGTGAAGAACACTTTTCAAAGAAATTAGGCAAGTACTCTTTGCCCACCGCTTCAATCATCTCTATGGAAACCAGTTTATCGTACTGACCTGTTAACACTCGGTAGTCTTGCTTTAGCAAAGTGATACGACTTGTCAGATTTTCCTTAGCTACCCATTGTTGCGCATAATCAAATTGTTCATCAGAAATAGTTGTTGTAGTGACTTTGCAACCGTAATGTTTAGCTGCAAATATGGCCAAACCACCCCAGCCCGTACCGATTTCCAAAAGGTGATCATTTTCATTGAGTTGCAATTTGTCACAAATCGCTTTGAGTTTAAGTTGTTGGGCTTGTTCCAAGCTAATATCTTGGGTTGGATAAATAGCCGCGGAATACATCATACTGTTATCTAAAAACTGGGTATAAAGCCTATTCCCTAAATCATAATGTGCTGAGATATTCTTTTTGGCTTGATGTTTAGAGTTTTTATTTTTTAAATGACTAATCTGACGAAGTGGAGTGGCTATCCATCTCATTTTTGCTTCCCAAGCATCCAGCATAGGCAAATTGCGCGCGAAGATTCGAATCACATCGGTCAAATTTGGCGTTTCCCACAAATTATCCGTGTAGGTTTCACCCGAAGCGACGCTACCTCCAAATAGTAATTTTTTGTATGCTTTTAAGTCGAGAAAGTTAATTTCGGCGTGAAGATCTGAATTTGCATCGCCAAACCTGTCAACTAAGACTCCGTGTTCTTTTATGGTCATCATACCTTCAGGTATCTGACTGAAAATTTTGAGCAAAATATTTCTGCAAATTCGATCTGTGGTGGATAACGTTTCAGTCTGAGTCAGGGTGTTTTCACTATTTAACATCTGCTTTTTTTTCCTTATTGCCAGGATGACCATAAAAAGGCACACCTTTAACAAACAATTTCAATGCTTGCCAATAAATACCGACAACGGTTTTTATTGTCATACTTGGGATATTTAGTATTACGCGTAAAAGGTGTTTTGAGTTCAATGGTTCACGAACAAGATTGAGATTTGCTTGAAAGTGCTTCTGCTCTTTAAAGCAGCTAAGTGACAATGTGAGTCTTTTGCTAGGTTGCTTAACGTTCCATTTATACTGCATATCTAAGGGATTAAATGGAGAAACATGAAATTCTTTATCACAGTCTTGTTGGACCGCTAAATCAACCAAATAGTGATGTCTTTCGTTCCAAGGTGTATTGCTCACCTCAGCAAGTAGATGACTAAATGTGCCATCTGGTTGTTGTAAATAATAAAAATTGACTGGGCTAAAATACAAGCCAAACATACGCAGTTGGCCTAACAAAAATACCTTTCCAGACAGTGGCTTTTGCGCTAATTCAGACATACGTTGTATCACCGATGACTTTAAATCATCTTGTGGATTACCTAAAAAATCTGAACGCTTAAACCTAACCACTGAAAAACGATTGGTAGAAAAGCCTTTTACGTTTTCGCAAAGCTCGTCTATTTCATCTAGGTTGAGCCAAAACATAAATATTTTATAGTTAAAGGCATGCTTTTTCGGAAGGTGTCGCGCATGAAAAACGTTGCCAATATATAGCGCACTGTCCATTAGAGTTCAGCCCCAAATCGACTACACACATCTAAAGCACTGCGCACACCGTCTTCATGAAAGCCGTTGTACCAATACGCACCGCAAAAATGCATGCCCGCCACGCCACAAATCTCAGTTCTTCGGGATTGTGCCTTGGCGCTTTGCAAACTAAATTGAGGATGATGGTATTCGAACTGTTTTAAAATTTTATCAGGGGCGATATGCTCACTATTATTCAGTGTCACGCAAAAAGTATGTTCCGACTCTAGGCGTTGTAAAATATTCATGTTGTAAGTGAGTGATGTTGGTTCTTGTTCCTCGTTAGGACCACCTTTGAGTAAATAATTCCAACTCGCCCAAGCCAATCTGCGCTTCGGCAATACAGAGGTATCAGTGTGCAATACCACTTCATTGGGACTGTAGGGCATAGCCGATAAAATATCTTGTTGTGCAATAGAAGGGTTTTTAATCATTTTTAGCGCCTGATCACTATGACAGGCAAATATCACTTCATCGAATTCAAAGTTGCTGTTACTTAGATCCCCATCGACTGCCGCCAATGTAATACGATATTTGCCATCTACATATTCCACTTGACTAATAGGACTGTTCAATAGAATTTTGTCCCTGAAACCTTCTGTTAATGGATTTATATATTCTCTGGAGCCACCAATGATGGTGTACCATTGTGGTCTGTCAGTGATATTTAATAACCCATGGTTATTGAAAAATTGTAAAAAGAACGCGAGCTGAAAGCCTTTAATATCTTGCAACGTTGCTGACCAAATCGCAGCGCACATAGGTAAAATATAGTTGTGATTAAAATCTTCGCTAAATTTATGTTGAATTAAAAACTCGCCCAGAGTGATATCGCCAATTTGTTCGGGCGTTTGTTCACTAAAAAGTTGTTTACATAATTTATTGAAGCGCAATATGTCGCGGACAATTCGGTGAAATTTAGGACGAAGAATATTTCTTCGTTGGGCGAATAGACTATTAATTGTATTGCCGTTGTATTCTAAGTTTTCACTCAGGTTTTTCACACTGAAACTCATTTCTGTGGGTTGACCTGCCACCCCGATTTTTGCAAGTAGCTTAATAAAGTTAGGATAAGTCCAATCGTTGTAGACTATAAACCCAGTGTCTATGGCGTAACTTTTTCCGGCTACATCAACATCTACAGTGGCGGTGTGGCCGCCAATGTAGTTATTGGCTTCGAACACGGTAATGTCGAACTTTTCATGGAGTAAATGGCCACATGTTATGCCAGAAATGCCGCTTCCAATAATCGCGATTCGCTTTTTCATTCAGTATCCTGAGTATTCTTCATTTTGCTGCTTATTTTAAATTTCGCCCATGCAGGAAAAAGATTTAAAAAACGTAATATAAAACTTAATTTTTTGGGGAAATAAATGCTTGAATGGCGCTGTTCAATTCCCACTAATAAGGCATCAGCAGCCTCATTGACGCTAATTTTCATTGGCATTTCGAAATCATTTTTATCCGTTAATGGTGTTTCTACAAAGCCTGGAGAAGCGCTCTGAATGAGGATGTTTTTGGGCGCTAGGTCAACTTGCATACTCTTACTGAAGTAGTGTAAGGCTGCTTTACTGGCACCATATGCTTGACTGCGAGTGAAGGGCAGCAATCTCGCTAAACTATCCACAATCACTATTTGCTGTGGTGGACTGCTCGCTTTGATTAGTGAAGCAGTGCAATTTACGACACCCATGAAATTGACGTCAAACACCCGTTTAAACAATGTCACTTCAAAGCAATCTATATCGACATATTCGCACACACCTGCGTTTAGCACCGCGATATCTGGATGCACGTTTTGCAAAGCGTCAGCAACTTGCTGTTGATTCGCTATATCGAATTTGAGTGTCGATATATTGTCGTATTTCGCCAGCGCTTCTAACGCGTCTTGATTTCGTCCGCAAGCAATTACCTTGTAATTTTTTTGTGCACACAAAAGCGTGAGCGCTTTACCAATGCCAGATGTTGCGCCTGTGATTAAAATTGTTTTCATGAGACTAACCTTCGTTTAAGTGCCCTGATAATATGTTTTAGCAGCGGGACTTGCTCATAAATCATCTCTCCCAAGTCGTAATAATCTCGGTGGAATACAATCTTATCGTTAGCGCTTTTTAAGTGACTAATACCGTCAACTTCAAATTCTTTCCCCGAATTTAGCTGGGGGTGCACTATTCTCATTTTCCAGGTTACGAAAATATCACCCTCAACCTCAGTGATATGTTGAATCAAACAGTCACATTTTGATGTGTTAGTAAGTAAATTTTCAAAGTAATCTTTTATACATTTAAGCCCTTGATGTTGGCTAAGCGGGTCTATCAAAGTTGCTTCGGGAGCATATACATCGCCCAAGTGAGCAATTGATTGCAACGACAAGTTTCGGTAAAAATTTTCGAATTTTTTCAATACACTCATGATCAATACTTTCTGTTAGCTCATAGTTAGGTTTACTCGACCCAGTTTCATTGGGATCATATTTAGACTAAAAATAGTCTAGTTTGTGGTGAACTTCGGTGAACGATGAAATTTCAGATTATTTGGATCTAATTTGCTTTGCCTAGCGTAGATGTTAGTGATGAATAATTAGGAACAGCAAATTGGCTTCTGAAACCTTTACTTCTCCATTGTTTCCATTGTCTGCACATATATTGCCAGGTGGCGTAATGTCATTACGTATTTTTGAACCCAGATATATTCGAATGGTAAAAGAGGCTTGTGCTGAACAATCTGGCTTCGTTATTAGTATGCTCAATTCAATGGGTGACAAAACATCAAACCAACATATGTATCCAATTGGGACTTATGTCACAGTTGAAGACTTTGATTTATTGGAAGATGGCTTGCTGGGTATCACTGTCAAGGGCCATTCTTGTGTATGTATAGAATCAGTTGAGACGGCAAAGGACGATCTCAGAATCGGACAGTGCCGCTGGCAAGAAAACTGGACATCTTCGGCAGTTGAAACTCGAAATATCGATGTAGATTTAAAATTAAAAGAAATTTTCGATAAATACCCAGAAGTTCAAGCGCTTTACCCTAACCCCAAATTCGACGATCCGGTTTGGGTGGTTTATCGCTGGTTAGAACTTCTCCCTGTCGATGCAGATCAGAAACAAACCTTTTTACAGCAGAAAGATTGTCTAGCAGCCTTGGAATTTTTATCACAACTGGTAAAGTGATCCTTATCTATTTGAATGCGTATAAATTGAAATAATTTGATTTCAGGAAAGTACGCATGCTGGTCGGAATTCCATTGCAGTCGAAAAATGCAAATATACCCACACCTAAAGAATGTGCTAAAGAAATGTCTGAGCACTTGGTTACAGTGGCTGAAATGCGCTGTAAGCGTTCGTTCGCTGAAGTATTTAATTACTTCGCACCTAGGCTCAGATCTTATTGCTTGAAACAAACAGGAAACGAAGCGCTGGCGATGGAGTTAGTGCAAGACACTATGTCTAATGTTTGGCAAAAAGCGCATTTATTCAATGCTGAAAAAGGTTCCCCTTCGACATGGATTTTTACTATAGCTAGAAATCTACGATTTGACATGTTGCGCAAACAACAAAACCGCAAGGAAGACATCTGTTCAGACGACTTGTGGCCAGTGTTGTGCGAGCATACAGCGGATGTCAACGAGGTTTCGCTGGAACAGCAAATGACCATGCAACAAATAAATACCATGTTCGAATCTCTTCCAGAAAAGCAGAAAGTGGTTATTGAAGCCATTTATATTGAGGGCAAATCTCAACAAGAGGTTGCTTCACAGCTAGATATTCCTTTGGGGACTGTGAAGTCTCGTACAAGGTTGGCGTTACAACGATTGAAAGAGTTGATTAAAGACGATGATTAATTTCCACCCAACTCAGCAGCAGTTGAGCGATTTTGCTCAAGGCTTAAGTGCTCCAGCGTTGTCGCTGGTGATTTCCGCCCATGCTGACATGTGCCCACAATGTAAAAGGCAAATTTCTCAGTTAGAAAGTGCATCTGCGAAAATACTTGTTGAGCAACCTATTGACAGAATGGCTGAACAACCCACTGATTTTGCATCTATGTTAGCTGAAATTACCTGTTTACCCGCTGCTGAGGGGCCGAGCAATATCTCTCAATCCCATCAGATAGAATTAGATGGTCGCAAATTTACTGTCCCCAGAGCTTTGAAACGCTATGTTGAAAAGACCGGTAATTGGTCACATCTATTGGGAAACCTTTGGCAAGCTCCCGTTGATTTAGGTCCCATAGGTAAAGCTAATTTTATTTTTATGCAAAAACAGGGGCGGGTGCCGGAACACACTCACAGAGGAACAGAACTGACCTTGGTGATTGATGGTGAGTTTAGTGACGGTATTTCACATTATGATACGGGTGACTTTATTCTGATGAATAGCGAAAATACTCACGCGCCATATTCTGAAGCCAGTGAAGGCTGTTTGGTGTTTACCATTGTTGATGCGCCCTTGCACTTCACATCTGGTATCGCACGTTTGCTTAATCCCTTTAGTCACTTGTTTTTCTAGGTATAATCCTAACAATCCATAAAAAAAACGCGCTGGCAATTATTGTCAGCGCGTTTTTTAATGATTTAAATTAATTAGTACGTTAGATTTATCTGTTAGCTAACGTAGCGACTGTCTGGATAATTGAGTCTCAAGGTTTTTAACGCATTATTTTTTAATTCTTCAAGTTCCAGTTGGTCATAACATTCAACCATTATCTCTAATGCATTTTGAATTTCACTAGAATCAGGGAAGTATTCAAGCACGTATCTGCCACGATTTGCAGCAGCAACATAAGCTTCTCTGCGCATATAAAAACGTGCAACGGCGATTTCATACTTGGCTAAACGATTTTTAATAAACACCATGCGCTTTTTAGCATCAGCAGCGTATTTACTATCGGGAAATTTATTAATTAAACGGCGAAAATCAGAAAATGCTTCTCGTGAACGGCTCGGGTCTCGATCTGAGCGATCAATGCCAACCAGTTCTTGGAAAAGGTTTTTATCAGCATCTAAATTAGTTAAACCACGCATATATAGTGCATAATCCACATCTGAGTGATTAGGATTGAGTCGCACAAATCTATCAATAGTGGCAATAGCTTCATCTGTTTTACCTACTTTATAATAAGAGTAAATCAGATCTAATTGCACTTGGTGTGAATGTGGTCCAAAAGGGAAACGAGAATCAAGTGTACTTAATATTTCCGTCGCAACGTTGAAATTACCTTGCGACATACTTTCTTTTGCTTGATCATACAGCGCACTTTCGCTTCTGTTCCCAATTAAAATATCTTCATCATCAGGTGAAGAAGAACAGCCATACATAGTGGCAACAGAAAGCAGAATGATTAGTTTGTAGAATGAATTTTTAAATGTCATGTTACTCTTATTCTATACAGGGATTTAGCAGGCGTTAAAAAATCCGCTAAACTTTGTTTTCAGTAATCCATCGATCCGAGGCATTCTACCCTAGGGATCCATGGGATGCACGTTTTGTTATAAATCACCTAATCGTGATATCTGGCGTTTGCATTTGTACCCGCATAATGTG harbors:
- a CDS encoding exodeoxyribonuclease VII small subunit encodes the protein MSKDNELSDNSFEDTMQELEQLVAEMEQGDIPLEQALAKFERGISLARNSQKMLKAAEQRVQILMQQDQEDVLQELDQQRIDE
- the pomA gene encoding flagellar motor protein PomA, which translates into the protein MDLATLIGMLGAIGFVVMAMVMGGDISMFMNVPSILIVFGGTLFVVLSQYTLGQFFGAGKIGGKAFMFKIESPDDLIQKIVEMADAARKGGFLALEEAEIENAFMQKGVDMLVDGHDVDVVRDTLAKDIAMTTERHEFGATIYKGMGDVAPAMGMIGTLIGLVAMLSNMDDPKAIGPAMAVALLTTLYGAFFANVICLPMSVKLLNRANEEKLNQSLVLDGIIGIADGQNPRVIEGILKSYLAANKRGAATEEE
- a CDS encoding flagellar motor protein MotB — translated: MAEQECPKCPPEGLPAWMGTFADLMSLLMCFFVLLLAFSEMDVLKFKQIAGSMKFAFGVQNKIEVKDIPKGTSVIAMEFRPGRPDPTPIENIQQQTVDMTQEMLEFQAGDEDSAGGRQKQRGEQRGGAAQQTATDQSSSSAQQQSSQEQTNELMKKVAQQLQKQILDGSIEMESLGQQIIIRIRENGSFSAGSAFLQPQFRPILKTIGELLADVPGEIEISGHSDSQQISNELYRSNWDLSAQRAVAVAEEIRKADGFDEQRMLVVGKADTAPLSTNENAGDRGRNRRVEIAINQGKPMYSKPISVIEP
- a CDS encoding DUF3833 domain-containing protein, which translates into the protein MNFIQYTAVCAAMVGLSGCSSSVDDYQGTTPEFKLKEYFSGNVTAWGIVQDINNKTTRRFCVDIIGTWQGDSGKLHETFYYADGETQIRQWQLNIQQDGTVTGSAGDVIGQASGEANGMSFNWHYTLRVPVDDSEFDLKVDDWMYMLDEKRMMNRSYMSKLGIGVAEISIFFDKTEPLRKCQ
- a CDS encoding chalcone isomerase family protein, yielding MNIVMANPITGLTKVGSAKLEVFFFDIYFSTLYSKNGEYAADNLPLALQIKYLRAIKSEDLLERTEQEWQKLGYSSQNIRNWLDELDSIWPNIKKNDVLTLKVNANGHSQFFFNDDLIGVIQDPKFGPSFLAIWLDENCSYPKLRKQLIGG
- a CDS encoding cyclopropane-fatty-acyl-phospholipid synthase family protein — encoded protein: MLNSENTLTQTETLSTTDRICRNILLKIFSQIPEGMMTIKEHGVLVDRFGDANSDLHAEINFLDLKAYKKLLFGGSVASGETYTDNLWETPNLTDVIRIFARNLPMLDAWEAKMRWIATPLRQISHLKNKNSKHQAKKNISAHYDLGNRLYTQFLDNSMMYSAAIYPTQDISLEQAQQLKLKAICDKLQLNENDHLLEIGTGWGGLAIFAAKHYGCKVTTTTISDEQFDYAQQWVAKENLTSRITLLKQDYRVLTGQYDKLVSIEMIEAVGKEYLPNFFEKCSSLLKKDGLMLLQSITIDDRRYESYSKDVDFIQKHIFPGGFLPSQYELNRHLKLYSDMMIRDSHDIGLDYAKTINHWHQRFLDKREVLAKEGYDERFMRMWRYYFSYCEGGFLERTISTVQLVLSKPSFIGQVIR
- a CDS encoding DUF1365 domain-containing protein → MDSALYIGNVFHARHLPKKHAFNYKIFMFWLNLDEIDELCENVKGFSTNRFSVVRFKRSDFLGNPQDDLKSSVIQRMSELAQKPLSGKVFLLGQLRMFGLYFSPVNFYYLQQPDGTFSHLLAEVSNTPWNERHHYLVDLAVQQDCDKEFHVSPFNPLDMQYKWNVKQPSKRLTLSLSCFKEQKHFQANLNLVREPLNSKHLLRVILNIPSMTIKTVVGIYWQALKLFVKGVPFYGHPGNKEKKADVK
- a CDS encoding FAD-dependent oxidoreductase, yielding MKKRIAIIGSGISGITCGHLLHEKFDITVFEANNYIGGHTATVDVDVAGKSYAIDTGFIVYNDWTYPNFIKLLAKIGVAGQPTEMSFSVKNLSENLEYNGNTINSLFAQRRNILRPKFHRIVRDILRFNKLCKQLFSEQTPEQIGDITLGEFLIQHKFSEDFNHNYILPMCAAIWSATLQDIKGFQLAFFLQFFNNHGLLNITDRPQWYTIIGGSREYINPLTEGFRDKILLNSPISQVEYVDGKYRITLAAVDGDLSNSNFEFDEVIFACHSDQALKMIKNPSIAQQDILSAMPYSPNEVVLHTDTSVLPKRRLAWASWNYLLKGGPNEEQEPTSLTYNMNILQRLESEHTFCVTLNNSEHIAPDKILKQFEYHHPQFSLQSAKAQSRRTEICGVAGMHFCGAYWYNGFHEDGVRSALDVCSRFGAEL
- a CDS encoding SDR family NAD(P)-dependent oxidoreductase, which codes for MKTILITGATSGIGKALTLLCAQKNYKVIACGRNQDALEALAKYDNISTLKFDIANQQQVADALQNVHPDIAVLNAGVCEYVDIDCFEVTLFKRVFDVNFMGVVNCTASLIKASSPPQQIVIVDSLARLLPFTRSQAYGASKAALHYFSKSMQVDLAPKNILIQSASPGFVETPLTDKNDFEMPMKISVNEAADALLVGIEQRHSSIYFPKKLSFILRFLNLFPAWAKFKISSKMKNTQDTE
- a CDS encoding nuclear transport factor 2 family protein; this translates as MSVLKKFENFYRNLSLQSIAHLGDVYAPEATLIDPLSQHQGLKCIKDYFENLLTNTSKCDCLIQHITEVEGDIFVTWKMRIVHPQLNSGKEFEVDGISHLKSANDKIVFHRDYYDLGEMIYEQVPLLKHIIRALKRRLVS
- a CDS encoding LON peptidase substrate-binding domain-containing protein, yielding MASETFTSPLFPLSAHILPGGVMSLRIFEPRYIRMVKEACAEQSGFVISMLNSMGDKTSNQHMYPIGTYVTVEDFDLLEDGLLGITVKGHSCVCIESVETAKDDLRIGQCRWQENWTSSAVETRNIDVDLKLKEIFDKYPEVQALYPNPKFDDPVWVVYRWLELLPVDADQKQTFLQQKDCLAALEFLSQLVK
- a CDS encoding sigma-70 family RNA polymerase sigma factor, producing the protein MLVGIPLQSKNANIPTPKECAKEMSEHLVTVAEMRCKRSFAEVFNYFAPRLRSYCLKQTGNEALAMELVQDTMSNVWQKAHLFNAEKGSPSTWIFTIARNLRFDMLRKQQNRKEDICSDDLWPVLCEHTADVNEVSLEQQMTMQQINTMFESLPEKQKVVIEAIYIEGKSQQEVASQLDIPLGTVKSRTRLALQRLKELIKDDD
- a CDS encoding ChrR family anti-sigma-E factor; this translates as MINFHPTQQQLSDFAQGLSAPALSLVISAHADMCPQCKRQISQLESASAKILVEQPIDRMAEQPTDFASMLAEITCLPAAEGPSNISQSHQIELDGRKFTVPRALKRYVEKTGNWSHLLGNLWQAPVDLGPIGKANFIFMQKQGRVPEHTHRGTELTLVIDGEFSDGISHYDTGDFILMNSENTHAPYSEASEGCLVFTIVDAPLHFTSGIARLLNPFSHLFF
- a CDS encoding outer membrane protein assembly factor BamD — encoded protein: MTFKNSFYKLIILLSVATMYGCSSSPDDEDILIGNRSESALYDQAKESMSQGNFNVATEILSTLDSRFPFGPHSHQVQLDLIYSYYKVGKTDEAIATIDRFVRLNPNHSDVDYALYMRGLTNLDADKNLFQELVGIDRSDRDPSRSREAFSDFRRLINKFPDSKYAADAKKRMVFIKNRLAKYEIAVARFYMRREAYVAAANRGRYVLEYFPDSSEIQNALEIMVECYDQLELEELKNNALKTLRLNYPDSRYVS